In Candidatus Sulfurimonas marisnigri, a single genomic region encodes these proteins:
- a CDS encoding YqhA family protein — MIEKLFESSLWSSRFIIILAVIFGLMGAVILFIVASFDIYDTAKFVVTSYLNHAHPENFHEDVVGGIIGAVDLYLIGVVMLLFSFGLYELFISDIDAARDEAGGENKILSIHSLDQLKDKISKVIVMVLVVGFFQKVGHTHYDGALDMLYFALSITAVAVGLFFLGKVGKSH, encoded by the coding sequence ATGATAGAAAAATTATTTGAAAGTAGCTTATGGAGCTCCAGATTTATAATTATTCTTGCTGTAATTTTTGGACTTATGGGGGCTGTTATTCTGTTTATTGTTGCAAGTTTTGATATCTATGACACTGCGAAGTTTGTTGTAACCAGCTACTTGAACCACGCTCATCCAGAGAACTTTCATGAGGATGTTGTCGGAGGAATTATCGGCGCAGTTGACTTATACCTAATCGGTGTTGTTATGCTTCTTTTTTCTTTTGGTCTTTATGAGCTGTTTATTTCTGACATAGACGCGGCGAGAGATGAAGCAGGAGGAGAAAACAAAATATTATCAATACACTCCCTTGATCAGCTAAAAGATAAAATTTCAAAAGTTATTGTAATGGTACTTGTTGTTGGTTTTTTTCAAAAGGTAGGTCATACTCACTATGATGGTGCCTTAGATATGTTATACTTCGCGCTATCAATCACTGCCGTTGCAGTTGGACTTTTCTTCTTGGGAAAAGTCGGAAAAAGTCATTAA
- a CDS encoding aspartate-semialdehyde dehydrogenase, which yields MKKYNVAVVGANGAVGEEILTILQEIDFPLNKLVPLASARSIGKAVEFNGREIAIQELTETIFEEEEIEIALFSAGGNISEKFAPYAVKAGAVVIDNTSHFRMDKNIPLVVPEVNPEDIAKWEDSGIIANPNCSTIQMVQVLKPLDEAYDLVRVDVSTYQATSGAGKEAMGELVTQMQDFFAFKLSDSEHKVFNQQIALNVIPQIDVFMENGYTKEEMKMVNETTKIMHKEIPLSATCVRVPTLRGHAEALTLTFSSDVQADKVREILSMTPNIVILDKPEEALYPMPSTCVDMNETFVGRIRNDNFSKKMIHLFVVADNLRVGAATNAVRIAQKWAEMQEEK from the coding sequence ATGAAAAAATATAATGTAGCAGTAGTTGGAGCCAATGGAGCAGTTGGTGAAGAGATATTAACAATCTTACAAGAGATTGATTTCCCTTTAAACAAACTGGTTCCACTTGCAAGTGCTAGAAGTATAGGCAAAGCTGTAGAGTTTAATGGAAGAGAGATTGCTATACAAGAACTTACCGAAACAATATTTGAAGAAGAAGAGATTGAAATTGCACTTTTTAGTGCTGGTGGAAATATAAGTGAAAAGTTTGCTCCATATGCAGTTAAAGCTGGAGCTGTAGTTATAGACAATACATCTCACTTTAGAATGGATAAAAACATTCCACTTGTTGTTCCTGAAGTAAACCCTGAGGATATTGCCAAATGGGAAGATAGCGGAATCATAGCAAACCCAAACTGTTCAACTATTCAGATGGTTCAAGTACTTAAACCTCTTGATGAAGCTTATGACTTAGTAAGAGTTGATGTTAGCACGTATCAAGCAACTTCAGGAGCTGGTAAAGAGGCTATGGGAGAGTTAGTTACACAAATGCAAGACTTTTTTGCTTTTAAATTAAGTGACTCTGAGCATAAAGTTTTTAACCAACAAATTGCTCTAAATGTAATCCCTCAGATTGATGTTTTCATGGAAAATGGATACACAAAAGAAGAGATGAAGATGGTTAATGAAACTACTAAAATCATGCATAAAGAGATTCCTCTTAGTGCTACATGTGTTCGTGTTCCAACTCTACGTGGTCATGCAGAAGCACTTACTCTTACTTTTAGCTCTGATGTTCAAGCAGATAAAGTTAGAGAGATTTTAAGCATGACTCCAAACATCGTTATTTTGGACAAACCAGAAGAAGCGCTCTACCCTATGCCTTCAACTTGTGTGGATATGAATGAAACTTTTGTTGGCCGCATAAGAAATGATAACTTCTCTAAAAAAATGATTCACCTTTTTGTTGTTGCTGACAATCTTAGAGTTGGAGCAGCTACAAATGCTGTAAGAATTGCTCAAAAATGGGCAGAGATGCAAGAGGAGAAATAG
- a CDS encoding sigma-54-dependent transcriptional regulator yields the protein MKIAIVEDDINMRKSLEIAMGDYKEFEIKTFKNAKDALKNLNESFDLVITDINMPGMDGIEFIKTLNGKFEVIMMTGNATLQRAIESIHLGVKDFLLKPFDVDTLITAIRREDKVQKAKKKLPISNSKNTSNGFLGTSKALKSVLNIADKACKTDASILLLGQSGVGKEVFASYIHENSPRAKKPFVAINMAAIPENLIESELFGFEKGAFTDASEAKAGLFEIAQGGTLFLDEIGEMPYSVQAKLLRALQEKEVRRLGSSKSIKIDIRVISATNANLNNKIKDGKFREDLYYRLNTIPLNIPPLKNRVEEILEIAYKVLEQNCQKYDFNLKSFSNEAEKQLLSYNWPGNIRELISVVERAVILSDTDEITPEELFLEPRGLTNSKDISSMEKELIQEVLSSEDGDIEKASEILGMSITILVKKIKTYEL from the coding sequence TTGAAAATTGCAATCGTTGAAGATGATATTAATATGAGAAAATCTCTTGAAATCGCTATGGGCGACTATAAAGAGTTTGAAATTAAAACATTCAAAAATGCAAAAGATGCCTTAAAAAACCTTAATGAGAGTTTTGATTTAGTAATAACCGATATAAATATGCCAGGGATGGATGGGATAGAGTTTATTAAAACTTTAAATGGGAAATTTGAAGTTATTATGATGACAGGAAATGCAACTCTTCAAAGGGCAATAGAGTCTATTCATCTTGGAGTAAAAGATTTTTTACTTAAGCCATTTGATGTAGATACTTTAATCACTGCTATCAGGAGGGAAGACAAAGTTCAAAAAGCCAAAAAAAAGCTCCCTATTTCTAATAGTAAAAACACTTCAAACGGTTTTTTAGGAACATCAAAAGCACTAAAGTCTGTTTTAAACATTGCCGATAAAGCGTGTAAAACTGATGCAAGTATTTTACTTTTAGGTCAAAGTGGTGTGGGCAAGGAAGTATTTGCCTCTTACATCCATGAAAATTCTCCAAGAGCAAAAAAACCTTTTGTTGCAATAAATATGGCTGCCATACCTGAAAACCTTATTGAGAGTGAACTTTTTGGATTTGAAAAAGGTGCTTTTACCGATGCTAGTGAAGCAAAAGCAGGACTATTTGAGATTGCTCAAGGCGGAACACTATTTTTAGATGAGATTGGTGAAATGCCTTATTCTGTCCAAGCTAAACTACTTCGTGCCCTTCAAGAAAAAGAGGTAAGAAGACTCGGCTCATCTAAGAGTATTAAAATAGATATAAGAGTGATTTCAGCAACAAATGCAAACTTAAACAATAAGATTAAAGATGGGAAATTTAGAGAAGATTTATACTACCGTTTAAATACAATTCCTCTAAACATTCCACCATTAAAAAATAGAGTGGAAGAGATTTTAGAGATTGCTTACAAAGTGCTAGAGCAAAACTGTCAAAAGTACGATTTCAATCTTAAAAGTTTTTCAAATGAGGCTGAGAAACAACTTTTATCTTATAACTGGCCAGGAAACATAAGAGAGCTTATTTCTGTTGTTGAGAGAGCCGTTATCTTGAGTGATACAGATGAGATTACCCCTGAAGAGCTTTTTTTGGAGCCTCGTGGGCTAACAAATAGTAAAGACATTTCAAGTATGGAGAAAGAGCTAATTCAAGAAGTACTTAGTTCAGAGGATGGTGATATAGAAAAAGCATCCGAAATCCTTGGAATGAGCATAACGATTTTAGTAAAAAAAATAAAAACTTATGAATTATAG
- a CDS encoding LPP20 family lipoprotein, translating into MKFSILLALLLSVSSLFGADKIQSVDTSVMEQTNAELAKAKKETARAKADLAKVNLEREQEALYAAEAEEREAVLNKNQTIHISVTGQGVAPMNTVSPAQAYALAKRAAIADAYRAIAEKVKGVRIDGQDLIKNMMVKRSVIRTSVNAMIRNANVVETTFKEGLCEVEMEIVISHSDFAQ; encoded by the coding sequence ATGAAATTTTCTATATTACTTGCACTACTGTTAAGTGTTTCTTCACTATTTGGAGCTGATAAAATTCAATCAGTTGACACTTCAGTTATGGAGCAAACAAATGCAGAGCTGGCTAAAGCAAAAAAAGAAACAGCGCGTGCAAAAGCTGACCTTGCTAAAGTAAACCTTGAGAGAGAGCAAGAAGCTTTATATGCGGCTGAGGCTGAGGAAAGAGAAGCTGTTTTAAATAAAAACCAAACTATTCACATAAGCGTTACCGGTCAAGGTGTTGCTCCAATGAATACAGTTTCTCCTGCTCAAGCATATGCTTTAGCAAAAAGAGCAGCTATTGCAGATGCTTATAGAGCTATAGCTGAAAAAGTAAAAGGTGTTCGTATTGATGGTCAAGACTTAATCAAAAATATGATGGTTAAAAGATCAGTTATTCGTACTTCTGTTAATGCAATGATTAGAAATGCCAATGTTGTTGAGACAACTTTTAAAGAGGGACTATGCGAAGTAGAGATGGAAATCGTAATCTCGCACTCAGACTTTGCTCAATAA